The nucleotide window CCGGTTCGTACATCTTAGCGCAAAACATTGGCGGCTCCCTGCATTTGGGGCCCCTTCTTTCTTTTTTCCCTCGCGAAACTGGCTTTCTGTTGCTTTTTTTAGTAAAATAGAAGATGGAATCACATGCACGTTTATCGACGAACGCCGGATGGTGATCACAAATGCAAGATAAAATCCGAATAACAACTCCCCATATCACTCTGGGACAACTATTAAAAGAAGCTGCCGTCGCAGATACAGGGGAATGGTTAAAATCCTTTTGGCTGAATACAACGTCTATGTGAACGATGAACATGAGGAACGACGCGGGCGAAAACTATACCCCGGGGATCGCATCGAGGTTGAAGATACAGGAACTTTCATCGTTGAAGAAGCGTAATTTCCTTAGAAAACTTGGCTTTTCGCCAAGCTTTTATGGCGAAAGCCTTCGCCCAACTTTAAGAAAGTTGATTTATACTTTCTTACCTGCCAAAAAGGAGCGATGAAGTTGTATGTACGCAATCTCTCGATCAGCGATTATCGAAATCTCGAAGAAACAACCCTCACTTTTGAGAATACCGTTAACTTAGTCTTAGGGGAAAATGCACAAGGAAAAACAAATCTTATGGAAGCATTATACATGCTAGCATTTGCTAAATCGCATCGTACCAATCGTGATCGGGAACTTATTACTTGGGGAAAAGATTACGCACGTGTCCATGGCGAGATAAACAAGAGAGTAAATTCGCTTTCCCTTGATATACAATTTTCAACCCAAGGCAAACGCGCCAAACTAAACGGGTTGGAACAACAACGGATCAGCGAATTTATTGGCGCTTTGAACGTCGTTATGTTTGCCCCTGAAGATTTAACTCTCGTCAAAGGCGGGCCAAAACTGCGCAGACGCTTTATTGATATGGAAATCGGGCAAATCAGCAACGTATACCTTTATCATTTGGCCCAATACCATCGCATATTAAAACAACGAAATCAGTTGCTAAAAGAATATGCCCAAAAGCGAGCATCCGATATGACACTTATGCACGAAGTTTTAACCGAGCAACTCGTGCAAGCTGCCGCTCAAGTTGCACAACGCCGGCTTGTCTTTATCCAGCAACTGCAAAAATGGGCAGGCCCGATCCATCGATCTATTAGCCGACAATTGGAAGAACTGCAAATCGCATATGTTCCGAGTGCCGATGTATCATTAGAGCTAGACTTGTCGACAATAGAGCATAGGTATACAAAAGCTTTTCATGAAAAAAAAGAACAAGAACTGCGCAGAGGTTTAACGCTCATTGGCCCCCATCGGGAAGATCTTGCCATCTATGTGAATGATCGTGACATCCAAACGTATGGTTCCCAAGGGCAACAGCGAACCGCTGCTCTTTCATTAAAATTGGCAGAAATTGAGCTGATCGAAAAAGAGACCGCCGATCCTCCGGTTTTATTATTGGATGATGTCCTCTCGGAACTGGATGATTTTCGCCAATCTCATTTACTAAATACCATCCAGGGCAGAGTACAAACGTTTATTACAACAACAAACATTAGCGGTATTAAACATGAGGTTCTTCAACACGCGAAAACCTTTCATGTCCACAATGGAAATATTTCTCCCGATGAATAAAAAAAGTCGGCTAAAACCATCACGTCCTGGGCGTCGAAATGAATCGGACGCTTACTATCGGATAGAC belongs to Salicibibacter cibi and includes:
- the recF gene encoding DNA replication/repair protein RecF (All proteins in this family for which functions are known are DNA-binding proteins that assist the filamentation of RecA onto DNA for the initiation of recombination or recombinational repair.), translated to MYVRNLSISDYRNLEETTLTFENTVNLVLGENAQGKTNLMEALYMLAFAKSHRTNRDRELITWGKDYARVHGEINKRVNSLSLDIQFSTQGKRAKLNGLEQQRISEFIGALNVVMFAPEDLTLVKGGPKLRRRFIDMEIGQISNVYLYHLAQYHRILKQRNQLLKEYAQKRASDMTLMHEVLTEQLVQAAAQVAQRRLVFIQQLQKWAGPIHRSISRQLEELQIAYVPSADVSLELDLSTIEHRYTKAFHEKKEQELRRGLTLIGPHREDLAIYVNDRDIQTYGSQGQQRTAALSLKLAEIELIEKETADPPVLLLDDVLSELDDFRQSHLLNTIQGRVQTFITTTNISGIKHEVLQHAKTFHVHNGNISPDE